Proteins encoded in a region of the Micropterus dolomieu isolate WLL.071019.BEF.003 ecotype Adirondacks linkage group LG09, ASM2129224v1, whole genome shotgun sequence genome:
- the LOC123976832 gene encoding trafficking kinesin-binding protein 1-like: MELYTLSRNVYPWGGFEEEDPGEQYFQNLPTSSASASPAVPSTSITGDTTLGQPPPSIALPSPPSPSPSPHLSNTDVLAAYYPGKCMAHTSSTYTFTTCRILHPTDEQTRVTPSLNPVPASSSCVMTSTLLGTPAATPCTPRRLSLRPSESSTNLRDATRTTSTSLGLVRLLQERGISAAMYHQSQGLDPGLGNGGVLFSTSIAPNRAPDPRPSTPPNSPTGQGASAVPTSAGFDFKSPSYDNFLASKPARSILKEVTGRMRGRQRGRDCESQTDVSVTVHNLNLLDKVKRLGVAGAPGGRAVSPSPILGPLGGLRRSGSPFGPDGMRRNRSYPAMVGASMAMKAPGPQE, translated from the exons ATGGAGCTGTACACTTTAAGCAGGAAT GTATATCCATGGGGTGGCTTTGAGGAGGAAGACCCAGGGGAGCAATACTTCCAGAATCTGCCCACCTCCTCGGCCTCTGCCTCACCAGCTGTGCCCTCCACCTCCATCACCGGTGACACCACCCTAGGACAGCCTCCACCCAGCATTGCTCTACCTTCTCCACCCTCTCCATCCCCATCGCCACATCTCAGCAACACCGACGTCCTGG CTGCATACTACCCAGGCAAATGCATGGCCCACACCAGCTCGACCTACACCTTCACAACCTGTCGGATCCTCCACCCAACTGATGAGCAGACGCGGGTCACACCAAG TCTTAACCCAGTCCCAGCGTCGTCCTCCTGTGTGATGACCAGCACTTTGTTGGGCACTCCTGCCGCTACACCCTGCACACCCCGCAGGCTCAGTCTCAGGCCGTCCGAATCCTCAACCAACCTCAG AGACGCAACACGCACAACCAGCACCTCCCTGGGGTTAGTGCGCCTTCTCCAGGAGAGAGGGATTTCAGCAGCGATGTATCACCAGAGCCAGGGCCTGGATCCCGGTCTGGGCAACGGAGGAGTCTTATTCAGCACCTCCATCGCCCCTAACCGAGCGCCTGACCCCCGACCCTCTACCCCTCCCAACTCGCCCACAGGACAGGGAGCTTCAGCCGTACCAACCTCCGCGGGCTTCGACTTCAAGAGCCCTTCCTACGACAACTTCCTGGCCTCCAAACCGGCCCGTTCCATTCTGAAGGAAGTGACAGGGAGGATGAGGGGacggcagagagggagggattgCGAAAGCCAGACAGACGTTAGCGTGACCGTCCACAACCTCAACCTGCTTGACAAGGTGAAGCGTCTGGGTGTGGCTGGAGCTCCAGGGGGCAGAGCAGTGAGTCCCAGCCCTATCCTGGGGCCTCTGGGAGGGCTGCGCAGGTCTGGCTCTCCTTTTGGGCCCGATGGAATGAGGAGGAACCGGAGTTATCCAGCCATGGTTGGGGCCAGCATGGCCATGAAAGCCCCGGGGCCCCAGGAGTAG
- the LOC123976697 gene encoding cholecystokinin yields MTAGLCVCVVLAVLCTSCLGLPFSSQLLDESQRSISAPSEALLEADTHTMGEPHLQHSRSAPQLKALPLAEEDADSRANLSELLARLISSRKGSVRRNSTANSKGSGLSTNHRIADRDYLGWMDFGRRSAEEYEYSS; encoded by the exons ATGACTgcagggctgtgtgtgtgtgtcgtgctGGCAGTCCTGTGCACAAGCTGTTTGGGGCTCCCCTTCTCCTCCCAGCTCCTAGACGAGAGCCAGCGCTCCATCTCCGCTCCTTCTGAAG CTCTCCTTGAGGCTGACACCCACACCATGGGAGAGCCCCACCTCCAACACAGCCGCTCTGCCCCCCAGCTGAAAGCTCTTCCTCTGGCTGAGGAGGATGCAGACTCCCGAGCCAACCTCAGTGAGCTGCTGGCAAGACTCATCTCCTCCaggaaag GTTCTGTGCGCAGAAACTCCACAGCAAACAGCAAAGGCAGCGGACTGAGTACCAACCACCGGATAGCAGACAGAGACTACTTGGGGTGGATGGATTTTGGTCGCCGCAGTGCAGAGGAGTACGAATACTCCTCGTAA